One region of Armigeres subalbatus isolate Guangzhou_Male chromosome 3, GZ_Asu_2, whole genome shotgun sequence genomic DNA includes:
- the LOC134221477 gene encoding sodium-dependent phosphate transporter 2, translating into MEPFSPEILWLVILGFVIAFILAFGIGANDVANSFGTSVGSGVLTIRQACWLATICEITGAVLIGYKVSDTMRKGILDVEMYKDTETELMLGCLSALASSALWLLVATFFKLPISGTHSIVGSTIGFSLVARGMHGLKWNTLGTIVGSWFISPVLSGLMSVLLFWVIRKFILRSKNPLERGLFALPLFYGVTLAVNVFSIVHDGPKLLYMDNIPTWLALVVSLAIGLIVGILVQLFVVPWQRKKIVNQENKKRTEFTVGDSDCDSSSNGSPRRPKRPLSLVGDAKGLPAITETTELVSFSPQHQHNNLIKKLSIDLSPSVIKGTSPNPYKIDPKIVQKAENLLAANKASLDNTDLTITSLNYIDEYQSTMNGTGRVALNSYFDRRNSSNLSPKSQNSITLSNGVKDQSTIVQNGKSPSSPKSDSTLPIADYTLAPPNIILNSTGNDLKRDIGKIENAAGLDHTLISTTLSPNSSKVPLISGKEGSEESQHPPPEETEDVSALFSFLQILTATFGSFAHGGNDVSNAIGPLIALFMIYREGSVLQKSETPLAILLYGGIGISVGLWLWGRRVIETIGNDLTKITPSTGFTIEIGAAFTVLLASKIGLPISTTHCKVGSVVFVGQASAPKKLSPDEERAMKLRNPHEHHHYATGQQKAVDWGLFRNIVYAWVVTVPVAALLSAGFMYALCAIVL; encoded by the exons GTTACAAGGTGTCCGATACGATGCGGAAAGGAATCTTGGACGTGGAAATGTACAAAGACACCGAGACTGAGCTCATGCTGGGTTGCCTTTCAGCGCTGGCCAGCTCCGCTCTGTGGCTCCTGGTGGCAACCTTTTTCAAGCTGCCCATCTCCGGTACACACAGCATCGTTGGTTCAACGATTGGCTTCAGTTTGGTTGCCCGCGGTATGCACGGACTCAAGTGGAACACACTTGGCACAATTGTAGGATCATGGTTCATTTCCCCGGTACTCAGCGGATTAATGAGTGTGTTGCTGTTCTGGGTGATACGTAAATTCATTCTGCGCTCGAAAAATCCCCTGGAAAGAGGACTGTTCGCGCTTCCCCTGTTTTACGGAGTAACACTTGCCGTTAACGTGTTTAGTATCGTACATGATGGTCCAAAAC TTCTGTACATGGATAACATCCCTACTTGGTTGGCCCTCGTCGTTTCCTTAGCCATAGGATTGATTGTAGGCATTTTAGTTCAGTTGTTTGTTGTGCCCTGGCAGAGGAAAAAGATCGTGAATCAGGAGAACAAAAAAAGAACGGAATTTACCGTTGGTGATTCAGATTGTGATTCTTCCTCGAATGGTAGTCCCCGTCGTCCGAAGCGTCCTCTGTCGTTGGTCGGCGATGCCAAGGGACTTCCAGCCATCACCGAAACAACTGAACTTGTGTCGTTTTCACCGCAACACCAGCACAATAATTTAATCAAGAAACTGTCTATCGACCTATCGCCGAGTGTCATCAAGGGGACCAGCCCGAATCCGTACAAGATCGATCCTAAGATTGTGCAGAAAGCCGAAAATCTTCTAGCTGCTAACAAAGCTAGTCTGGACAATACCGACCTTACAATCACGAGCCTGAATTACATCGACGAGTATCAGTCGACGATGAATGGAACCGGCCGAGTTGCACTGAATTCATATTTCGATCGCCGGAACAGTAGTAACCTTTCTCCCAAATCGCAAAATTCTATTACATTAAGTAATGGTGTAAA AGACCAATCGACAATCGTCCAAAACGGAAAGTCCCCTAGTAGTCCGAAAAGCGATAGCACCCTTCCAATCGCTGATTACACCCTGGCACCGCCCAACATTATCCTCAATAGTACCGGCAACGATCTAAAAAGGGACATAGGGAAAATCGAAAACGCCGCTGGTCTGGATCACACCCTGATAAGCACCACCCTTTCGCCAAACTCAAGTAAAGTTCCACTGATTAGTGGAAAGGAGGGCTCCGAGGAAAGCCAACATCCCCCACcggaggaaaccgaagacgtttCGGCGTTGTTCTCGTTCCTGCAAATCCTGACAGCAACGTTCGGAAGCTTTGCTCATGGTGGTAACGATGTGAG CAATGCGATTGGGCCCTTGATTGCTCTCTTCATGATCTACCGAGAAGGCTCGGTGCTACAAAAGTCTGAAACTCCTTTAGCGATTTTACTGTACGGTGGAATCGGCATATCCGTCGGTTTGTGGCTGTGGGGACGTCGTGTTATCGAGACGATTGGCAATGATCTCACAAAAATTACACCATCAAC TGGTTTCACCATTGAGATCGGTGCAGCCTTCACGGTACTACTGGCGTCCAAAATCGGTCTGCCCATTTCCACCACCCACTGCAAGGTCGGCTCGGTGGTGTTCGTTGGACAGGCCAGCGCACCAAAGAAGCTCTCGCCAGACGAGGAACGAGCAATGAAGCTGCGCAATCCGCACGAACATCACCACTACGCCACGGGACAGCAAAAGGCCGTCGACTGGGGCTTGTTCCGGAATATTGTGTACGCTTGGGTGGTCACCGTCCCGGTGGCCGCACTGCTCAGTGCCGGGTTCATGTACGCCCTGTGCGCTATTGTGCTGTGA